The genomic region CGCTCACGTCGCGAGCCGCGCCGCCGGCCCGGGATCGGTCGCGGAGCGGCCCGCCGCCCGCCGCGGGAGGGCGCGGCCCGCGCGGTCAGCCGGCCGGCGTCGTCAGCGCGTAGAGCGCGACCGCGCTGGCCGCCGCCACGTTGAGCGAGTCGATGCCGTGCGCCATCGGGATCCGCACCACCGTGTCCGCCGACCGGATCGCCTCCGCCGACAGCCCCGGCCCCTCCGACCCGAGCACGATGGCGAGCCGCTCGTGCTCCTCGGCCGGGAAGTCGCGGATCGACACGGCGTCGGGCGTCAGCGCGAGCGCCGCGAGGTGGAACCCGGCGTCGGCCAGGGCGGCGCGCGTCTCCGGCCACTCCCCCGTGCGCGTCCACGGCACCTGCAGCACCGTGCCCATGCTGACGCGGATGGCGCGGCGGTAGAACGGATCCGTGCAGCGCGGTGTCACGAGCACCGCGTCCGCCCCGATCGCGCCGACCGAGCGGAAGATCGCGCCGACGTTCGTGGGATCCACGACGTCCTCGAGCACCACGACGCGCCGGGCGTCCGCGAGGAGCGACGCGACCGTGGGCAACGCGGGCCGGTCGAGCGACGCGACGACGCCGCGGTGCAGGACGTAGCCGGTGAGCTCCGCGAGCAGCTCGCCGGGCCCGGTGAACACCGGCACGTCCCGGTCGCCGACCAGCGCCAGGGCCTCATCCACCGTGCCGCCGAGCGCGAGCACCGACCGTGGTGCGTGCCCGGCGCGGAGCGCCCGCTCGAGCACCAGCGCCGACTCCGCCAGGTAGATCCCGTGCCCCGCCCCCGCGGCCTTGCGGAGCGCGACGTCGGTGCGGTGGCTGTAGTCGGCGAGCCGCGGATCCGCCAGGTCGTCGACCGGGACGACGTGCGCCACTACGACGCGAAGGGGTCGGGCGTGAGCGTGTACTTGGTGTTCAGGTACTCGTGGATCCCCTCGAGCCCGCCCTCCCGCCCGAGCCCCGACTGCTTCACACCGCCGAACGGCGCGGCCGCGTTGGAGATGACGCCCATGTTGAGGCCCGTCATTCCCGTCTCGAGCCGCTCGATCATGCGCTGGCCGCGGGCGAGGTCCTGGGTGAAGACATAGGAGACGAGGCCGAACTCAGTGTCGTTGGCGAGGCGCACGGCGTCGTCCTCGTCGTCGAACGGCACGATGGCGACGACGGGCCCGAAGATCTCCTCGCGCAGGATGTCGCTGCCCTCGGCGACGCCCGTGATGAGCGTCGGCGGGTAGAAGTGGCCGGCGCCGTCTTGCGGCTCGCCGCCCGCGCGCACGGTGGCGCCGCGCTCGACGGCGTCGCGCACCAGGCGGTCGGCCTTGTCGACCGCGCGGCCGTCGATGAGCGGTCCGACCGTGACGCCCTCCTCGGTGCCGCGGCCGATCCGCATCCGATCGACGCGCTCCTGCAGCCGGTCGGCGAACGCGTCCGCGATCGACGCCTCGACGATGAAGCGGTTCGCCGCCGTGCACGCCTGCCCGACGTTGCGGAACTTCGCCGCCATGGCGCCCTCCACGGCCTTGTCGAGGTCGGCGTCGGCGAAGACCACGAACGGCGCGTTGCCGCCGAGCTCGAGCGAGACGCGCAGCACGTTCTGCGCGGCCTGCGCGCCGAGCTGCCGGCCGACGGGCGTGGATCCGGTGAAGCTCAGCTTGCGCAGACGCGGGTCGGCGATGAGCGGGCCGGTGACGTCGGCGGCCTTCGTGGTGGGGATCACGTTGAGGACGCCCGCGGGCAGCCCCGCCTCGGCCAGCAGCTCGGCGAAGCGGAGCGTGGTGAGCGGGGTGAGGTCGGCCGGCTTGATGACCACGGTGCAGCCCGCGGCGAGCGCCGGCGCGATCTTGCGGGTCGCCATCGCGAGCGGGAAGTTCCACGGGGTGATGAGCAGCACCGGCCCGACCGGGTGCTGCGACACGATCATGCGGCCGGTGCCCTCGGGGTTCGTGCCGTAGCGGCCCGTGATGCGCACGGCCTCCTCGGAGAACCAGCGGAGGAACTCGCCGCCGTAGGTCACCTCGCCGAGCGACTCGGCGAGCGGCTTGCCCATCTCGAGCGTCATGAGGAGCGCGAACTCGTCCTTGCGCTCCTGGAGCAGGTCGAACGCGCGGCGGAGGATCTCGCCCCGGACGCGCGGCGCGGTCGCCGCCCACTCCGCCTGCGCGTCGACCGCCGCGTCGAGGGCGCGCGCGCCGTCCGCGGGGCTCGCGTCGGCGACGTGCGCGATGACGGCGTCGGTGGCGGGATCCCGGACCTCGAACGTCGCCCCGCCCTCCGCGTCGACCCGCTCCCCGCCGATGAGCAGGGTGGTGGGGGTGCCCGACAGGAGGTCGGTCTCGGTGGATGCGCTCATGGTGTCCTCGCGTCTTCCGTGCGGTGTCGTGCTGGTCTTCGTCCTCGCGCTGGTGCGCGTGCCCGTGCTCGCGGCCGCGCCGGCCGCGCCGGCCACGTCGACCCTCAGTCGGCCGGACCCTCGACGATCTCCGCCCCGGCGTCGCGCAGGCGGTCGAGGGCGGCGGCGCTGGTGGCCGGCGCGACGCCCGCGACGAGGTCGGCGAGGATCCGCACGCGCTTGCCCTGGTGGACCGCGTCGAGCGCCGAGGCGAGCACGCAGTAGTCGGTCGCGAGGCCGACCACGTCGATGTCGGTGATCCCGTGCAGCGCCAGCAGGTCCGCGAGCGGCACGCCGTCCTCCGTCGTGCCCTCGAAGATCGAATAGGCGGGCGCGCCCTGGCCCTTCTGGAGGTGGAAGTCGACGGCGGTGACGTCGAGGTCGGCGTGGTACTCGGCGCCGTGGGTGCCCTGCACGCAGTGCTCGGGCCAGGTGGTCGAGAAGTCGGGGACGGTGCCGACCGCGGCGAAGTGCCCGCCGTTGCCACCCGTCGCCTCGTGCCAGTCGCGGGAGGCGAGCACGTGGTCGTACCGGTACGGCTCCGCGGCGAGGAGCCGGGTGATCCCCCGCGCGACGTCGCCGCCGCCGTCGACGCCGAGCGCGCCGCCCTCCGTGAAGTCGTTCTGCACGTCGATGATGAACAAGGCCCTGCTCATGCGCCGCTCCTTCCCCGGGCCGGGCCCGGTGCCGTGTGTCCGCCGCCCGGGACCGGGCCGCGCGTCACTCGTCCCCCAGATCCGCCCCGCAGCGGTACGTGCCCGCTGCCAGCGCGTCCAGGGCGATCTTCGCGTCCCCCGTCACGTTCCCGATGGCGTAGAACGCGAAGGTCAGCTTCGTGCCGTCCGCCGCGTCGACGATGCCGGCGAGCGTGTACCCGGTGTCGATCCAGCCGGTCTTGGCCACGACGTGCCCGCGGGCGACCGCGCTGTCGCCGGTGAAGCGGCTGGAGAGCGTGCCGGTGCGGCCCGCGACCGGCAGTCCGTCGTGCAGGTAGCCGAGCGCCTGCTGGCGCTGGTCGACCTGGATCATCAGCTGGGCCAGGAACGACGGCGGGACCCGGTCGTCGGGGCTGAGGCCCTGGCCGTCGACGATGGTGAGCGTGGAGGTGTCGAGCCCGTACGCCTGCAGGGCCTTCGGGATCCCGGTCGCCAGCGACTGCTGCGTGTTCCCCGCGCCGACCTGGATGCTCACGAGCCGCGCGAGCGACTCGGCGAGCACGTTGTCGGAGTTGATGAGCGCGGTCTGGATGAGCGACGACACCGGCTGCGACTCGACCTTGCCGAGCACCGCGGCGCCGGCGGGAGCCGTGCCCTGGGTGACGTCGGCCGACCCGCCGAGCATGGAGCGGAAGGTGCTGCCGACGCGCGCCAGCGGATCCTCGCTGCGGGCGGAGACGACGGCGGCGGGATCCGCCCGGTCGGCGTCGAGCTGCAGCGGCGTCATGAAGCTCGAGTACCCCGCCTTCCGCTCCGTGGGGGCCCAGGACGGGATCCACGTGTCCCCGGAGAACAGGGACGTGTCGAGCACGATGCGGGTGATGGGCGTGCCGGCCGTGGCGGGATCCGCGGCCCATGCCGTGCGCACCTGCTGGGCGAGGTCGCTGAGACGCGGCGCCCCCGGGTAGACGGAGCTCCCGGAGGTGAGGCGCGTCAGGGTCGGGTCCCCGCCCCCGACCAGCACCACCGTGCCGGGCTCGGACCCGCGGACCACCGTGGTGGCGATGCGGCGATCGGGGCCGAGCGCCGCGAGGGCGGCGGCCGAGGTGATGACCTTCATGACGCTCGCCGTGCGCTCCGGCGTGCTGCCGTTCCGGTCGAACAGCACGCGTCCGGTCGCGGCGTCGCGGACCTGGCCCTCGAAGGTGGCGAGGCGCGGATCCTGCGCGAGGGAGGCGATGGAGCACATGCGGAGGTCGCGCGCGGCGGCCTGGACGGCGGGCGAGGGACGCGGCGGCGCCTCGGTGGGCGTCGGGCTCGGGGTGGGCGTCGGGTCGGCGGCGGCGACGCTCGCGGAGGCGCTGCCGGCACGGCCGGTGAGCGCGCCGGCGCCGACGGCACCGGCCGCGAGCAGGGCGACCACGGCGACGGCAGCCGTCAGGGAGCGGGTGCGACGGCGGTCGCGGGCGCGGGCGCGGGACGCATGGGCGTCCCGGTCGGTGCGGTCGGCGCGCGCGCGGTCGGGGCCGTCGGCTGGGGATCGCATGGGGCCATGTTAGACGCCGGGCCCGAGGGTCCGTCCGGCCGCCGGCACCCCGGGGACGTGGCCGACGAGGTCGCCCTGTGGGGGGACGGGGATGCCGCGTCCTCCCTCGTCGACGGAGGACGGGACAGGGAGGAGGGGTGGTGGAGCCGCCTGTCAGAATCGAACTGACGACCTTCTCATTACGAGTGAGATGCTCTACCGACTGAGCTAAGGCGGCCCGGCCCGGACTCAGCGAGTACCGGGCACGAGTAGAGAGCATACCGGATGCGGGAGGCTGCTCCCGCACACGAACGAGGCAGGGCCGCTCCACCCGGGGTCTGGCGCGCCCGCATCACCCGCAGGTCGTGCCGGCGGCCGGCGGATCCCCGCCGAGCAGGTAACCGTCCACCGCGGACACGATGCACGGATCCCGCTCGTCGTAGGCGATGTGCCCCTCGCCCTCGTAGGTGAGGAGCACCCCCGAGGAGAGCTGACCCGCGAGCGCCTCCGCCCACGAGTAGGGCGTGGCCGGATCGCCCGTGGTCCCGACGACGACGACGGGCGCCGCGCCCTCCGCCGACACGGGCGCCGGGGCATCCCGGGCCGGGTACGGCCAGTTGCCGCAGAGCGGGTCGGGCTCGCCGTCGCGGGAGGTGTCGTCGTCGGCCAGCTCGCCGGCGGCGGCCCGGATCTCGGCCGCCTCCCTCACGAGCACCGCCGGGTCCCGCTCCACCGGGTAGTCGATGCACTGGATGGCGACCAAGGCCTCGTAGAAGTTCCCGCTGTACGTCCCGTCGGGCTTGCGGCCGAAGTAGGAGTCGGCGAGCGCGAACGTCGTCCCGGACTCGCCGCGGAGGGCCTCGGTGAACGCGGTCGTGAGCGCCGGCCACTGCTGCTCGCTGTAGAGCGCGGAGTCGATGGCGCTGCGCATGACCTGCCCGTCGAGCTCGCGCCCGTCGGAGGCGCGCAGCGGGCTCTGGTCGAGGCGGCCGAGGAGGGTCGCGACGGTCTTCTCGCCCTCGTCGACGGATCCGCGGAACGGGCACCCCTGACCCGCGAGGCACGCCGCCATGTACGACTCGAACGAGGTGCGGAAGCCGGTCGTCTGCGCCAGCACGACGTCGAACGAGCTCGCGGACGGGTCCGTCGCGCCGTCGAGCACCATGCGCCCCACGTGCCCGGCGAAGTCCTGCGCGTACTGCGCGCCGATGCTCGTGCCGTAGGAGTAGCCGAGGTAGTTCAGCCTCTCGTCGCCCACCAGTGCCCGCAGCATGTCGAGGTCGTGCACGGTGCTCTGCGTGTCGATGAACTGCAGCAGCGGGCCGGATCGGGCGGCGCAGGACTCCGCGAACGACTTCGACGCCTGCACCAGCTCCTCGTCGTGCGCCGGGGTGCCCGGAGGCGCCTCGGTCTCGCCGTAGAGGAAGGAGTCGAGCTGGGCGTCGTCGACGCAGTCGACGGCGGTCGACGCCCCCACGCCGCGGGGATCCCAGCCGATGACGTCGTACGCGTCCTGCAGGTCGCGCGAGACCGCGTAGTCGACGCTGGCCTTCACGAAGTCGACGCCGGACGCCCCCGGGCCGCCCGGGTTGACGAAGAGCGAGCCGCGCGGCCCGTCGGCGCCGCGCGCGGTGTGCCGCACGAGGGCGAGCTGGATGTCGGTGGCCGGGTCCGGCGCGGACCAGTCGAGGGGCGCCGTCGCGGTCGCGCACTGCGCGCCGTCCTCGCACGGGGACCACGCGAGCGTCTGCTCGTAGTACCGCGCGAGGTCGGGCGCGACGTCCTCCGTCGTCGGGCTCGACGTGGAGCTGCGCGGCTCGGGCACGGGGATGAGGCCGCAGCCGCTCAGGGCGACGGCCGCGGCGAGGAGGACCGCGCCCAGGGCTCCGGCACGACGGACGGCCGGCGCCCGCGCCCCCCGGCCCCTCACGCGCGACCCGACGGGCGCGTGCGGGTGATGGACACGAGCATGGCCTCCAAGGCGAGCGCCGGCGACACGTTGGCGTCGATCCGACGGCGCGCCACCCCGACCGCGTCGAGGACCGCGAGCGACGCCGCCGCGGACCCGGCCCCGGCGGCCTCCGCGATCCGGGGCGCGATCGCCTCGTTCACCTGGGGCAGGTCCGCACCCAGCTGGTGCAGGAGCACGTCGCGGTGCAGGGACATGAGATCGACGAGGATCCGGTCGATGCCGTCGCGGAGGCTCCGCGTGGCGCGCCGCTTCTGGTCCTCCTCGAGCTGCCGGATCTGCGCGCGCAGCTGCGGCGGGATCGACCCTCCGTCCTGCACGCCGAGCGACCGGAGCGCGCGCTCGCGCTCGTCGGCGTCGCGCTGCACCGTGAAGGCCTTCGCGTCCTGGCCCGCGAGCTCGAGCATCGCGGCGGCCGCGCGCACGGCGTCGCCGACCGAGCGGATCCCGAGCGCGAGCTCCAGGGTGCGCCTGCGGCGCTCGCGGGCCTCCGCGTCGGTGGCGAGCCGGTGCGCCATGCCGATGTGGCTCTGCGCCTCGCGCGCCGCGCGGGTCGCCGTGGCGGCGTCGACGCCGTCGCGACGCTGGATCAGGACGGCCACGTCCTCGACCGACGGGATGCGCAACCGCACGCTGCGCACGCGGGAGCGGATGGTCGGGATCAGGTCGGCCTCGCTGGGCGCGCACAGGATCCAGATGGTGCGCTCCGGCGGCTCCTCGAGCGCCTTCAGCAGCAGGTTGGACGTGCGCTCCGTCATCCGATCGGCGTCCTCGACGACCATGACGCGGTACCGGCCGACCGACGGCGAGTACTGCGACGACGTGACGAGCGCGCGCACCTCGTCGATGGCGATGATGACCCGCTCGGTCGCGAGCACGCCGAGGTCGGGGTGGCTGCGGGCGGCGACCTGACGGGCCGTAGCCGCATCTCCCTCCGGCGTGCCGTCGCTGAGCAGCGCGGTCGCGAAGGCGTAGGCGAGGTTCGAGCGGCCGGATCCGGGAGGCCCCGTGATGAGCCACGAGTGCGCGAGCGCGGTGCCGGCGGCGTCGCGCGCGGTGGCCCGGGGGCTGCTGGCGGCGGCGAGCAGGGCGACGGCCTCTGACTGGCCCGTGAGCTCGTCCCAGATGGCCCGGCCGTCGGGGCTCCCGGGTGCCCCGGACGGCTGCGCGTCGATCGCCGGCGTCGCGGACGCGGTCGGCGCGGAGGCGCGGTCGGTCGCCGCGTCGCTCACGCGGAGGCTCCCGCCGTGATCAGCGCCTGCGCGCGGGTGCGGATCTCCTCGGCGATCTCCTCGCGGGGGCGCCCGGCGTCGACGACCAGGAAGCGCCCCGGCTCCGCGTCGGCGAGCCCGAGGAACGCCTGGCGCACGCGCCCGTGGAAGTCGGCGCGCTCGGCTTCGAGCCGGTCGAAGCGGGTGCGCGCGGCGTCGAGGCGGACCCGGGCGGCGGCCTGGTCGAGGTCGAGCAGCACGGTCAGGTCGGGCAGGAGCCCCTGCGCGGCCCACAGCGACAGGTCGCGGATCTCGGCGGCGTCCAGGACGCGGCCGGCCCCCTGGTAGGCGACGGACGAGTCGAGGTAGCGGTCCTGCAGGACGACGGCGCCCCGCTCGAGGGCCGGCCGGACGACGGTCTCGACGTGGTGCGCGCGGTCGGCCGCGTACAGCAGCGCCTCGGCGCGCGGCGCGATGTGCCCGCGACGATGCAGCACGATCTCGCGGATCTCCACCCCGAGGTCGCTGCCGCCCGGCTCGCGGGTGACGACGACCTCGTGGCCCTCTTCCTCCAGCCACCCCCGGAGGAGCGCCGACTGCGTGGACTTCCCCACGCCGTCGCCGCCCTCCAGGGTGATGAAGACGCCGGTCACGTCGCGTCGGACGCCGTCGCCGCAGCAGCGGCCGCCTTGTTGGCGGCCCGCGTCGCCGCGGCCTTCGTGGCGGCGGCCGACCTCGCGGTGGTCGCCTTCGCGGCGGTCGTCTTCGCGGCGGCGCTCTTCGCGGTGGTCGTCTTCGCCGCGGTCGTCTTTGCCGCGGTGGTCTTCGCGGTGGTCGTCTTCGCCTTCGCGGGCGCCTTGGCCTTCGCCTTGGCCGGGGCCTTCGCCTTGGCCTTCGGCTTCGCCGGCCCCTTGGCGCGCTTGTCGGCGAGCAGCTCGACCGCGCGGTCGAAGTCGATGTCCTCGACGGACTCGCTCTTCGGGATCGTCGCGTTGGTCTCGCCGTCCGTGACGTACGGACCGAAGCGGCCGTCCTTCACCTTGATGCCCTTGCCGCTGACCGGATCCGCGTCGAACTCCTTGAGCGCGCTGGACGGGCGCCGGGCGCCGTACTTGGGCTGCGCGAACACCTCGAGGGCGCCGGGCAGGTCGATCTCGAAGATCTGCTCCTCGCTCGTGAGCGACCGCGAGTCCGTGCCCTTCTTCAGGTACGGGCCGTACTTGCCGTTCTGCGCCGTGATGGGCGTGGCCGTCTCCGGGTCCTCGCCGACGACGCGCGGGAGGTCGAGGAGGCGCAGGGCCGTCTCGAGGTCGACCGTGGCAAGGTCCATCGACTTGAAGATGGACGCGGTGCGCGGCTTGACGGCCGCCGCCTTCTTCGCGGCGGGCTTCTTGGCCGGCGCCTTCTTCGCGGGCGCCGCCGTGGTGGCCGTCGACGCGCTCTCGAGCACCTCGCCGGTCGCGGGATCCACGCCGTCCGAGGCAGCGGCGGGCGCCGCCTCCGGCTCGGGGTCGACCTCGGTCACGTAGGGGCCGTAGCGACCGTCCTTCGCCACGACCTGCTTGCCGTTCGCGGGGTTGATGCCGATGACGCGGTCGGTGACGACGGGGGCGTCGATGAGCTCGCGCGCCTTGGCGGCCGTCAACTCGTCCGGCGCGAGGTCCTCCGGCAGGTTGACGCGACGGGGCGTCGCGTCCGCGGCGGCACCCTCCTCGTGCACCTCGAGGTAGGGCCCGTACTTGCCGATGCGGAGCGTGATGTCGTCCGCGATGCGCAGCGAGTTGATCTCCTTGGCGTCGATCTCGCCGAGGTTGTCGATGGTGGGGCGGAGCCCCTTGTGCGCGTCGTTGCCGTAGTAGAAGCCCTTCAGCCAGTCGACCCGCTCGGCCGAGCCCTCCGCGATGCGGTCGAGGTCGTCCTCCATCCCGGCCGTGAAGTCGTACTGCACCAGCTCCGTGAAGAACTCCTCCAGCAGCCGCACCACCGAGAAGGCGATCCAGTTCGGGACGAGCGCCGTGCCGCGCGGGGTGACGTAGCCGCGGTCGACGATGGTCGAGATGATGGCGGCGTAGGTCGACGGGCGACCGATGCCCAGCTCCTCGAGCGTCTTGACGAGGCTCGCCTCCGTGTAACGCGGGGGCGGGCTGGTCTCGTGCCCCTTGGCGTCGACGTCGACGAGGCGCAGGTCCTGGCCCTTCTTGAGGTCGGGCAGCTTCGCCTCGCGCGGCTCGGCGGCACCGTGGCGCTCCTCGTCGCGGCTCTCCTCGTACGCGGCCAGGAAGCCGCGGAACGTGATGACCGTGCCCGATGCGGCGAACTCGGCCACCTCACCCGCGGACGTGGGGCCCGCGGCGATGACGACCGAGGC from Clavibacter michiganensis subsp. insidiosus harbors:
- a CDS encoding TrmH family RNA methyltransferase, coding for MAHVVPVDDLADPRLADYSHRTDVALRKAAGAGHGIYLAESALVLERALRAGHAPRSVLALGGTVDEALALVGDRDVPVFTGPGELLAELTGYVLHRGVVASLDRPALPTVASLLADARRVVVLEDVVDPTNVGAIFRSVGAIGADAVLVTPRCTDPFYRRAIRVSMGTVLQVPWTRTGEWPETRAALADAGFHLAALALTPDAVSIRDFPAEEHERLAIVLGSEGPGLSAEAIRSADTVVRIPMAHGIDSLNVAAASAVALYALTTPAG
- a CDS encoding NAD-dependent succinate-semialdehyde dehydrogenase, whose protein sequence is MSASTETDLLSGTPTTLLIGGERVDAEGGATFEVRDPATDAVIAHVADASPADGARALDAAVDAQAEWAATAPRVRGEILRRAFDLLQERKDEFALLMTLEMGKPLAESLGEVTYGGEFLRWFSEEAVRITGRYGTNPEGTGRMIVSQHPVGPVLLITPWNFPLAMATRKIAPALAAGCTVVIKPADLTPLTTLRFAELLAEAGLPAGVLNVIPTTKAADVTGPLIADPRLRKLSFTGSTPVGRQLGAQAAQNVLRVSLELGGNAPFVVFADADLDKAVEGAMAAKFRNVGQACTAANRFIVEASIADAFADRLQERVDRMRIGRGTEEGVTVGPLIDGRAVDKADRLVRDAVERGATVRAGGEPQDGAGHFYPPTLITGVAEGSDILREEIFGPVVAIVPFDDEDDAVRLANDTEFGLVSYVFTQDLARGQRMIERLETGMTGLNMGVISNAAAPFGGVKQSGLGREGGLEGIHEYLNTKYTLTPDPFAS
- a CDS encoding isochorismatase family protein produces the protein MSRALFIIDVQNDFTEGGALGVDGGGDVARGITRLLAAEPYRYDHVLASRDWHEATGGNGGHFAAVGTVPDFSTTWPEHCVQGTHGAEYHADLDVTAVDFHLQKGQGAPAYSIFEGTTEDGVPLADLLALHGITDIDVVGLATDYCVLASALDAVHQGKRVRILADLVAGVAPATSAAALDRLRDAGAEIVEGPAD
- the dacB gene encoding D-alanyl-D-alanine carboxypeptidase/D-alanyl-D-alanine endopeptidase encodes the protein MRSPADGPDRARADRTDRDAHASRARARDRRRTRSLTAAVAVVALLAAGAVGAGALTGRAGSASASVAAADPTPTPSPTPTEAPPRPSPAVQAAARDLRMCSIASLAQDPRLATFEGQVRDAATGRVLFDRNGSTPERTASVMKVITSAAALAALGPDRRIATTVVRGSEPGTVVLVGGGDPTLTRLTSGSSVYPGAPRLSDLAQQVRTAWAADPATAGTPITRIVLDTSLFSGDTWIPSWAPTERKAGYSSFMTPLQLDADRADPAAVVSARSEDPLARVGSTFRSMLGGSADVTQGTAPAGAAVLGKVESQPVSSLIQTALINSDNVLAESLARLVSIQVGAGNTQQSLATGIPKALQAYGLDTSTLTIVDGQGLSPDDRVPPSFLAQLMIQVDQRQQALGYLHDGLPVAGRTGTLSSRFTGDSAVARGHVVAKTGWIDTGYTLAGIVDAADGTKLTFAFYAIGNVTGDAKIALDALAAGTYRCGADLGDE
- a CDS encoding alpha/beta hydrolase codes for the protein MRGRGARAPAVRRAGALGAVLLAAAVALSGCGLIPVPEPRSSTSSPTTEDVAPDLARYYEQTLAWSPCEDGAQCATATAPLDWSAPDPATDIQLALVRHTARGADGPRGSLFVNPGGPGASGVDFVKASVDYAVSRDLQDAYDVIGWDPRGVGASTAVDCVDDAQLDSFLYGETEAPPGTPAHDEELVQASKSFAESCAARSGPLLQFIDTQSTVHDLDMLRALVGDERLNYLGYSYGTSIGAQYAQDFAGHVGRMVLDGATDPSASSFDVVLAQTTGFRTSFESYMAACLAGQGCPFRGSVDEGEKTVATLLGRLDQSPLRASDGRELDGQVMRSAIDSALYSEQQWPALTTAFTEALRGESGTTFALADSYFGRKPDGTYSGNFYEALVAIQCIDYPVERDPAVLVREAAEIRAAAGELADDDTSRDGEPDPLCGNWPYPARDAPAPVSAEGAAPVVVVGTTGDPATPYSWAEALAGQLSSGVLLTYEGEGHIAYDERDPCIVSAVDGYLLGGDPPAAGTTCG
- a CDS encoding DNA polymerase III subunit delta'; translated protein: MSDAATDRASAPTASATPAIDAQPSGAPGSPDGRAIWDELTGQSEAVALLAAASSPRATARDAAGTALAHSWLITGPPGSGRSNLAYAFATALLSDGTPEGDAATARQVAARSHPDLGVLATERVIIAIDEVRALVTSSQYSPSVGRYRVMVVEDADRMTERTSNLLLKALEEPPERTIWILCAPSEADLIPTIRSRVRSVRLRIPSVEDVAVLIQRRDGVDAATATRAAREAQSHIGMAHRLATDAEARERRRRTLELALGIRSVGDAVRAAAAMLELAGQDAKAFTVQRDADERERALRSLGVQDGGSIPPQLRAQIRQLEEDQKRRATRSLRDGIDRILVDLMSLHRDVLLHQLGADLPQVNEAIAPRIAEAAGAGSAAASLAVLDAVGVARRRIDANVSPALALEAMLVSITRTRPSGRA
- the tmk gene encoding dTMP kinase, producing the protein MTGVFITLEGGDGVGKSTQSALLRGWLEEEGHEVVVTREPGGSDLGVEIREIVLHRRGHIAPRAEALLYAADRAHHVETVVRPALERGAVVLQDRYLDSSVAYQGAGRVLDAAEIRDLSLWAAQGLLPDLTVLLDLDQAAARVRLDAARTRFDRLEAERADFHGRVRQAFLGLADAEPGRFLVVDAGRPREEIAEEIRTRAQALITAGASA
- the topA gene encoding type I DNA topoisomerase; amino-acid sequence: MPGTKKLVIVESPAKAKTIAQYLGSGYEVQASVGHIRDLIEPKNLPPELKKGTLGKFSVDVENGFEPYYVVSDQKKKTVADLKRALKDADELFLATDEDREGEAIAWHLLQVLKPKVPVKRMVFHEITKEAIERARDSTRDIDTALVDAQETRRILDRLYGYEVSPVLWRKVGPGLSAGRVQSAATRLVVDRERERLAFVTASYWDLTASLSPLEQELPFDARLVRIDGARIATGRDFDDKGALKNDSRPLDASSAEALAVALRDPSVPLKVQSVESKPYTRRPAAPFTTSTLQQEAARKLRFSARQTMSVAQSLYENGYITYMRTDSPSLSQQAINAARKQAAELYGPETVPDKPRLYAGKSKNAQEAHEAVRPAGETFRTPQQLASTLRGNDHKLYDLIWKRTIASQMADAKGSTASVVIAAGPTSAGEVAEFAASGTVITFRGFLAAYEESRDEERHGAAEPREAKLPDLKKGQDLRLVDVDAKGHETSPPPRYTEASLVKTLEELGIGRPSTYAAIISTIVDRGYVTPRGTALVPNWIAFSVVRLLEEFFTELVQYDFTAGMEDDLDRIAEGSAERVDWLKGFYYGNDAHKGLRPTIDNLGEIDAKEINSLRIADDITLRIGKYGPYLEVHEEGAAADATPRRVNLPEDLAPDELTAAKARELIDAPVVTDRVIGINPANGKQVVAKDGRYGPYVTEVDPEPEAAPAAASDGVDPATGEVLESASTATTAAPAKKAPAKKPAAKKAAAVKPRTASIFKSMDLATVDLETALRLLDLPRVVGEDPETATPITAQNGKYGPYLKKGTDSRSLTSEEQIFEIDLPGALEVFAQPKYGARRPSSALKEFDADPVSGKGIKVKDGRFGPYVTDGETNATIPKSESVEDIDFDRAVELLADKRAKGPAKPKAKAKAPAKAKAKAPAKAKTTTAKTTAAKTTAAKTTTAKSAAAKTTAAKATTARSAAATKAAATRAANKAAAAAATASDAT